In Pedobacter sp. W3I1, one DNA window encodes the following:
- a CDS encoding sugar MFS transporter, whose translation MQQTTKPGQTQGPKPLIIICALFFIFGFVTWANGTLIPFFKLSFGLSNLQAFFVTFASYMAYFFLALPSSWILKKVGFKNGIVLGLVILGLGSLIFIPAAQTRTFGLFLTGIFVQGAALALLQTASNPYLTIIGPIESAAKRISIAGICNKFAGMIVPLIMGSLFLKNASEVEKQIKAATGAVHEQLLNDVLGRVNMPYIVLAIVFCLFAIFIKFTNLPEVEVEEDVIDESKGEVVKHTSIFQFPHLFLGALCIFVYVGAEVMAGDIIGIYGRELGISAEISGKLTSITLFSMLIGYIIGIITIPKYISQQKALRICAILGIIFTILSFAISSWFAVIFVALLGLANSLMWPAIFPLGISHLGKFTKIGSAIMIMGIAGGALMPLLYAFLNEKLHVNFQMAYLLTVLPCYLYILFFAIKGHKAGLNLK comes from the coding sequence ATGCAACAAACAACAAAACCAGGTCAAACGCAAGGGCCGAAACCACTTATTATTATCTGTGCCCTATTCTTTATTTTTGGCTTTGTAACCTGGGCAAACGGAACCTTAATTCCTTTCTTTAAATTATCTTTCGGCTTATCAAATTTACAGGCATTCTTTGTAACCTTTGCATCATACATGGCTTACTTCTTTTTAGCGCTGCCATCATCGTGGATACTGAAGAAAGTTGGTTTTAAAAATGGAATTGTTTTAGGTTTGGTAATTTTAGGCCTGGGTTCATTGATATTTATACCGGCAGCCCAAACCAGAACCTTTGGATTGTTTTTAACCGGCATTTTTGTTCAGGGGGCGGCATTGGCTTTGCTACAAACGGCATCAAATCCTTACTTAACCATTATTGGCCCAATTGAAAGTGCTGCAAAACGGATCAGTATTGCAGGTATCTGTAATAAGTTTGCCGGAATGATAGTGCCTTTGATAATGGGCAGTCTGTTTTTGAAAAACGCTTCAGAAGTGGAGAAACAGATCAAAGCGGCTACCGGCGCTGTTCACGAGCAGTTATTAAATGATGTTTTAGGCCGTGTAAATATGCCGTACATTGTTTTAGCAATCGTTTTCTGCCTTTTTGCCATTTTTATTAAATTCACTAACCTTCCTGAAGTTGAGGTAGAAGAAGATGTGATCGACGAAAGCAAAGGAGAAGTGGTAAAACATACAAGCATCTTTCAGTTTCCACACTTATTCCTGGGCGCACTTTGTATTTTTGTTTATGTAGGCGCAGAGGTTATGGCGGGTGATATTATTGGCATTTATGGTCGCGAGTTAGGCATTAGCGCAGAGATTAGTGGGAAATTAACCTCCATTACCCTTTTTAGTATGTTAATTGGTTATATCATTGGCATCATTACCATTCCAAAATACATCTCTCAACAAAAAGCCCTTAGAATTTGTGCTATTTTAGGGATCATATTTACCATTTTATCTTTTGCCATTTCGAGTTGGTTTGCTGTAATTTTTGTTGCCTTATTGGGTTTAGCCAATTCACTCATGTGGCCGGCAATTTTCCCGCTGGGGATTAGTCACCTGGGTAAATTCACCAAAATCGGTTCGGCTATTATGATTATGGGTATTGCAGGCGGGGCTTTAATGCCATTATTGTACGCTTTCTTAAATGAAAAATTACATGTTAACTTTCAAATGGCCTATCTTTTAACGGTATTACCTTGTTACTTATATATTCTCTTTTTTGCCATAAAAGGCCACAAAGCAGGATTGAATTTGAAATAA
- the fsa gene encoding fructose-6-phosphate aldolase, whose amino-acid sequence MKFFIDTANLDQIKEAQDLGVLDGVTTNPSLMAKEGITGEQNVINHYKAICDIVDDNVSAEVIATTFDEIIKEGEALAALNPKIVVKVPMIKDGVKAIKYFSSKGIKTNCTLIFSAGQALLAAKAGATYVSPFLGRLDDISSDGLSLIEDIRTIFDNYGYETQILAASIRGPLHIVNCAKLGADVITAPLAAIVGLLKHPLTDSGLATFLADHAKAAGK is encoded by the coding sequence ATGAAATTTTTTATTGACACAGCAAATCTTGATCAAATCAAAGAGGCGCAAGACTTAGGCGTTTTAGATGGCGTAACCACCAACCCTAGCTTAATGGCTAAAGAAGGTATTACAGGTGAGCAAAATGTAATTAACCATTATAAAGCGATTTGCGATATCGTTGATGATAACGTAAGTGCTGAAGTAATTGCAACCACTTTCGATGAGATTATTAAAGAAGGTGAAGCTTTAGCGGCCTTAAACCCGAAAATCGTAGTAAAAGTTCCAATGATTAAAGATGGCGTTAAAGCCATTAAATATTTCTCTTCAAAAGGAATTAAAACAAACTGTACTTTAATTTTCTCTGCCGGACAGGCTTTATTGGCTGCCAAAGCAGGAGCTACTTACGTTTCTCCATTTTTAGGTCGTTTAGATGATATTTCTAGCGATGGTTTGTCTTTAATTGAAGATATCAGAACTATTTTTGATAACTACGGTTACGAAACTCAGATTTTAGCGGCATCCATCCGTGGACCATTGCACATTGTAAACTGTGCTAAATTAGGTGCTGATGTAATTACTGCACCATTAGCTGCAATTGTTGGTTTATTAAAACACCCGTTAACCGATAGCGGTTTAGCTACATTTTTAGCTGACCACGCTAAAGCAGCCGGGAAATAG
- a CDS encoding HAD family hydrolase, which produces MNKAIFLDRDGVLNHEIYDYICRVEDFEILEYQIPVLKKLFDEGYLLIVITNQGGIALKRYTEEELGTMHQLLKNAFVAKGADIKAFYYCPHHPTVGGECKCRKPASGMILDAIALYDIDPAQSIMIGDKPRDVEAANGAGVKGILIEPDEQISYEKIKEVLSRESLV; this is translated from the coding sequence ATGAACAAAGCTATTTTTCTCGACCGCGATGGTGTACTTAATCACGAAATATACGATTACATCTGCCGTGTTGAAGATTTTGAAATATTAGAATACCAGATCCCCGTATTAAAAAAACTATTCGACGAAGGTTATCTGCTGATCGTGATTACCAACCAAGGTGGCATTGCTTTAAAGCGCTATACAGAAGAAGAATTGGGTACCATGCACCAGCTATTGAAAAATGCTTTTGTAGCTAAAGGAGCTGATATTAAAGCTTTTTACTACTGTCCGCACCACCCAACCGTTGGCGGCGAATGCAAATGCAGAAAACCAGCATCGGGAATGATTTTAGATGCCATTGCTCTGTACGATATTGACCCGGCGCAATCTATTATGATCGGCGATAAGCCCAGAGATGTGGAAGCGGCAAATGGGGCAGGGGTAAAGGGCATCCTGATCGAACCAGATGAGCAGATTAGTTACGAGAAAATAAAGGAAGTCCTTAGTCGTGAGTCTTTAGTCTAG